The genomic stretch AAGCtggaaatgttttctttgattCTCAAATGAAATTGTATCCATCCGTAGACTATCATTTCAAGAAAAATGAAGGTTAAAAACATTCAAATGCGTTTTTGATATTAACCATGTCAACAATATACTTAAACACAATCGTGTACACATTTAATCCAGAACGAATGTATATAGTTTGCGCCACTGCCACTTTATAAAATGATATACACAACTCTTGAACTGAAGACAAAAATAGCCTATCAAAAGCGAGGACtgtaaaatgacatttttattttggcaTAAAGACTACACAACTTATTTTAGATTGACCTAAAACATTAcccttaaaaaatgtaaaaaacatttGCCTGACTCTGACAAATAGCAGGATATGTTCAGCTTTTTGAGGACGAATTCGGCGTCGGACAGGTATTGGTctaaaatgtgaaaatgtttGGTTATACTCTATGGCTAACTACAGTGACACATTATCCAACAATCTAATTCAATTCTTCCAATCTTCTggtttaaacacacacataaagtgcgaagttcgagcagCCCCGATTTGTCaagaggttcgaacagttcactttttattgctaaaacctttttatttgaatgtttaccaaattactactatattgctactgcgcatgcaccttttttctttacttccgacacatactatttccttttccttgtaaaggctaagttcatggtgaggtcaaactcaggaggtgtggaattattcttttttactacccggtagtgaaggaaatgggtaatgggcttaaggctatttttaagtctcttGGCTCGTCAGctcaaagagactatttgaagtcgtggagggtgggaaatggtgcaatggatggtgttcttgcgctggagtaaaaagaaaatgactttaaagtgaaaagtaaatattaaaacatgtttttagatatattttctttgatctgttcGAACCTTCCATCAACCCGATCGAGCTTGCTAACTGGGAAAAAATCCGCTCGAGGTaaagtacgcttggcgatacttaccctacacctctttgaactcgtatttaattttaactaagcctagtgatacattaaatccaatctatttttatagaaaaaaggacgaggaattcagagataccatcacgttttttcataggtcagaccgttacggtgctataaaaatccaaacctGAAAATTGCTGCCAGCGGGCTTAATACTTTCGAACTTTACTAAACAATACATAGAATTGATGTAAAGTCGTACTTAAAGAATCTAAAGGAATAAGATATTGATGTTAACAATGTTCAGTTGTTTGACCACTGCGACGTCATTTGCAGTACTGAAGGATAGCACTTTATTTCTATCATAATTCATGAACACTGATGTCTATCCTATTGGATCCTAATATCCTATAGTTAAGGAAGTTCACGTGAAGCCTGTTACTAAAAGCTCTTCAAAatgtgtgatttaaaaaaaaattgtttcgaTGATTAACGCACTTTGTAGACTCAGTCAGAGGCATTCTCAAAGAGAATGTAACTTTGTCTGAGAACTATGATTCCATTGTAGACTCAGTCAGAGGCATTCTGAAAGAGAATGTAACTTTGTCTGGGAACTATGATTCCATTGTAGACTCAGTCAGAGGCATTCTGAAAGAGAATGTATCTTTGTTTGATAACTATGATTCCATTGTAGACTCAGTCAGGGGCATTCTGAAAGAGAATGTAACTTTGTCTGAGAACTATGATTCCATTGTAGACTCAGTCAGAGGCATTCTTAAAGAGAATGTAACTTGTCTGGGAACTATGATTCCATTATAGACTCAGTCAGAGGCATTCTGAAAGGGAATGTATCTTTGTCTGATAACTATGATTCCATTGTAGACTCAGTCAGGGGCATTCTGAAAGAGAATGTAACTTTGTCTGAGAACTATGATTCCATTGTAGACTCAGTCAGGGGCATTCTGAAAGAGAATGTAACTTTATCTGAGAACTATGATTCCATTGTAGACTCAGTCAGAGGCATTCTGAAAGAGAATGTAACTTTGTCTGAGAACTATGATTCCATTGTAAACTCAGTCAGAGGCATTCTGAAAGAGAATGTAACTTTGTCTGAGAACTAGGATTCCATTGCAGCTGTTAGAGATGTATGTGAGAGATGTATGTCATCAAAATGTAAGTCTACCTTTTCAACAATGCTTTCTTGTCCTCCTTTATAGAGATGTGTCCTCCTTTTTATTCTCCTTTTTATCCTCCTTTGGGCGTACATGAATATGATAACCCTACATATGCTTGCATACAAAAACATAGACCTGATGCATACCCCAAAAAATTGACCTAAAACATTCATCCGCAACTAGACACACATTTACCACGATGAAGCTACTAAAGTTAGTAAAAAGCTAATTTAAAGGAAAAACTCGTTCTTATACTATATGTACCAATAAtgtagttatttcccttattcgatataaataattgattaccaaataattaattgactaattgagtatttttgttcattgagtcatgttttgttaggtacaataaaaaattgtttaaagtctCTGCTTATCGGGTATGAACCTCTAACTCATCATCAACTCAAGTTGATacgttaaacaattatttattatgtcCGACTTATGATAAATCAATTAACAATTGATCAAATAATCCATTTgtcaattaattgttggtataaccttttttgttttggtatcaaataagggaaataattttgacattatttagAGATTTGTAAGAGCGAAATTCATCCCCACggttaagctttttaaaaaaatattttgcatgtttTTAATGTTGAATTCTTATTCTATAGTCTTCCAAATCCAGTCTCTAGGGTTACTTAGTGTTTCACTACTTTTTACTCTCCCAAACAGAAATACGTACTGAATGTCtcaatgtaaaataaatcaAGAAGGGTGTATTTCCTCAATGCAAGTATTCTTAGATGAACAATGAAAGTGTCTGTAcaagtttcttcttcttcctcgttctcattgttatgctggagcgttcagatgactagaccaatacatgagatgaactgcgcagtggtttccaaatcagggagctctccatatagttttctttctattggggtgttttggggctattgtcttgtacgggcctcgtggtaaagagaacagttttgaaggacatggttagcattttctggtgacattccacatgggcagattttatTGGTTCTAATTTTGAgcttgggggagctaccaccttctatCAAATTCGTTCCCAGGTTGCGGATTGGAGAAGGACTCATAGATACAAGGGTTAgatgtgaatagcaaataaacagccgcggaccaacaggtttgcagtcatggagaatgaggtgaagtattccagtgcttagaatatttactaaaacatctcagaaatccagggaaatgattgcaaaaagcgagtatagggctctctaactctaaacccgggtagatgaaaatCGTTAGCTAGGGCTAGCAGTtaatctaggagagaaaactccgaaaataaacacctgctgccttgcagatgatcttggatgatcaaaggctatgggagcacacccagaaagcaggctgaagtcggagtcaatgggcctcctggcgcataacacattgacacgcaacctcacCGTCTGTACAAGCAATAAAAaaggtttaatattaaaaacaagagtTCGTTTTTAAATCTCCGATGTAGCTGATCTGCCAATTTGGATCACGACACAGGCgatagtgaaataaacatttcataAGTGCTTTTCGTTTTTAAGATCAGAACATGAATTTTTGCGGGTTTCCCCCAAAAAATCTATCGAATGTTACATTTCCAAGTAGTTGTCAACAATGTCCAACATTCTTTCCTAAATGTTCGGTCCATTAAGATGTAAATGATTGGATTCACTGCGCTATTTAATAAGTATGATCTATAGAAAAGATGATACATGGCTAGAGGGACACCTTCCAACACAGCATAGCCTTCTGGATGGGCAGTTTTGTAGATCTGAGCTCCAAGAAATGGATAGCCTGCAACAAAACACGTCACAGTTATAGTCAACATCATACGAGTCGTTTGACGGAAACtggtttttgttttcatctgAATGGGGATAGACTTCTGCTCTTTTTCGGATGACAGAAAGCGCGCCTTCCAGTTCATGACACCGTTGTGTTTCGTGACCTTACACCAGATGGCAGCGTACGAGGCTAGCGAGGAAATGGTAGAAGCTAGAACAAAGACGACAAATATACCCGTGCCGACCTGAAAACGTTTTGAGCCGACGTATCTGTCGTCAATGTCACAAAAATGTCCAAAGATTTGCGGATTTGGAGTTTTCTTGGTTTGACGCCCATTGAGAAGTCCGTAGTTTATAGATAGAATAATTGAAATCGTAGATATCAGAACACATATAATTAAAGCTTGCTTTATGGAGACGAATTTAACTGGAGAACAGCAAACAGCCCTGTATCTGTTAAGAAATGTTAAGTATAAAATAGAAACATTGTCAAAATTAAGAAGATATAAAGGTAGtataattaaaatttagataaaacaataataatcacattgaaagataaattagagcaagaaagagaaaggaaccCAAAGAAATAGAATGAGAATTACAGAGAGACCAAGTCAAACAGAGATAGACGGGCAAAGATATGAACAAAAAAGTGTATTAATATTTTGGTTAACTTTATAAGATATAGGAAAGAACAAAACGTGATGAAAAAAGATGTGAAGAaagtaaagagagaaaaagataaagtggggaaaaagaaatgaagcggcagaaagaaatggaaagagatGTTGAAGCGAGACAAATTGTtaaagaaggcctgaacactgacctgcattgtcacaacctgtgggcagtttatagcattagctcgttgccacgtcgtacagacttgtggcgtggcaacgagctattggtcttgaCGTACCCACAGCATGTGACGTTGAAGGTCAGTggtgaggccttctataacgaatggaCTCGGTTGAAGTGACATGGAGATAGTGCCAGGCGTACAGATAGCTAGAGAAATAGACAGAAATACGAAAGAGATAGACAGAAAAAAGATAAATCGAGAGTGGCAGACATCTACCAAGAAAGAAAAGGAATATTACAAAGAGGTGGAGGTAGAATGGTAAAGTTGCACACCTAGCTTATCCATCCCACTGAGATTAGCCTTGAAACACTATGTGCTCTTAATAATCGTGAAAATACTTTGCAAACGAGTAAGCTTAGGGCGGAGGGGGAGGCTCTTGACAGCGTTGACTGGCTACctactctgaattcaaacctctactATTTTGCACGCACACATGGGAAATGTttcaggagtcaaccctgagaaaaaattCCGGAATCGGCGACACTTAGTTttcagcacacagtgctacaccctggcagaaccgtTTGATCGTCTTAAGAGCTGGGCCGAAGgatcttcgagctctaagtttgaaaaaaaacctgtttggacgccaaaaagtaaaaaaaaaaacctgtgggaacacagttctgtttgagagaaacccgagtcaatgcctatgtaaagcattgctgtttccaatgtctttggcccccgacgcatgcttggctgcacatggccgaaggccgaggacaccgggagcctccgccattttccttcgttataccaagctaatcgtgggggactcgccatttatgtaacggtcccttaaGGAACAGCacatggatgtgtgacaggtttATGGGGACTCTTTTGCAACTccgcccgtgcaatgggtggactctcgtctacccgtgggcatccccacgggagttatgtttcgccattcatttagcctagttaccccctcaagtaaccgtttccacccggctgccacgttgaggcagaacagcgtacccggaccctggcagaacctgcgacgcctcTGGCCCGAATCGGCACTTGTCATTCCTTTGGAACATTTGTACAAGTTTCTGAATTGTACATTAGATAGGGGTAGCgatttaatgaataataaatatttgtataatatTAACAATCTAAAGTATGTACATTAGCAGCTAAATATTGACACTAAATGAGTATTTATCAACACCTTAAATAACACGCCAACCTTAGGGTTTGGTAGTGGAGCTGCAGCGATGAGCAGGGAAACACCTCTACTTCCACTACCCTGAATCTTGGGATGTCTATATTATAGTATTGATCTGGAGCCATTTCCCCCCGTATTTGCCCCGTTTCTTTGGTCCGTTTTTTTCCCACCTTTTGTATCATAAAAATGCAGTTAAAATCATTATGATTGGTATTTTGATAATGTCACctatagcccatagcctaaggataaaatataagttaaaattttaaaaattattttcaagatTACGGTCGCTATTAAATTTTCCGATGCCTAATTTACCACTATGCCAAAAACTGCTCAATTTACAGGTGCCTAAATTTaagggtgcctaaatttccagacaccGTAATGAACGTCAGTAATTTATATGAAAACACAAAGCTATTAATCCTGCACCTAGGTTTAAGTTAACAAACACAAAATGACATGTTTacttttacattttgatttgtttctaCATAAATATTCCTCACCTTGTGATTGCAATAGCAACCAGCACAAGAATGGAAAACATTATTGTCACACAGTTTAAAAATCGACGAATTTGACAAAGTATTGGAAGATCAAAGTCCCAGACATGAAACATGTCGTATAGTTCTcctgaatagtttttttttttaagtaaagaaataaaaacaacatttatataAGTTTTAGATCCATCAGTaagtaattagttaattattgtcTTGGTTctaaaaatgtagatctaaattctaaacagATGCCTTTTCAATTGTAtcggtttcttttttattttcaaaaatcaaTCACGTCATACAAAGTCGGAGTTCCTGGATTCAAAATACTATTTATAGAAAAAGATtatcttttcgttttttttgttacatcatTTCATGTCAGTGTTTGGCCTTGGGTCTAATCATTTCATGTCAGTGTTTGGCCTTGGGTCTAATCATTTCATGTCAGTGTTTGGCCTTGGGTCTAATCATTTCATGTCAGTGTTTGGCCTTGGGTCTAATCATTTCATGTCAGTGTTTGGCCTTGGGTCTAATCATTTCATGTCAGTGTTTGGCCTTGGGTCTAACCATTTCATGTCAGTGTTTGGCCTTGGGTCTAATCATTTCATGTCAGTATTTGGCCTTGGGTCTCATCATTTCATGTCAGTATTTGGCCTTGGGTCTCATCATTTCATGTCAGTGTTTGGCCTTGGGTCTCATCATTTCATGTCAGTGTTTGGCCTTGGGTCTAATCATTTCATGTCAGTGTTTGGCTTGGGTCTAATCATTTCATGTCAGTGTTTGGCCTTGGGTTTAATCAGTTCATGTCAGTGTTTGGCCTTTGGTCTAATCACTTCATGTCAGTGTTTGGCCTTGGGTCTAATCATTTTATGTGTTCAGGATACATCTAATTATCGCGAAAAGTGCCAGCAGACTCTGACAACACGTAATGATAATTTTTACCAATCAACTGACTGATACAAATTTTGAAatcattatttctcccacttcctattctcggaacaagtttaaactttgcacaactatttattggcgaagacaacacacgaatcaattaaaaaaaaatataacaaaatagttaaataaatagtagtaggcctacttaaataATGTTGTCTAAATACTTTAGAGTATGGAGCATACGCTTCACTGTAATGGTTCACATCTTAAGTTACGAAATATCtttgtaaattttaaattgCAGTAGTAGTTAAGATGTAATTGAATTATTCATTGAAAGCTAGTTGtcttaaatgttttatatttgttatttatatttatattatatttatatttatgttacCTGGAATTAAAATGACGTTTATAAACAGATCGACTACAGCCATGCTGATGATAAAAATTCTTATTGGTGTCCTGGTCATCTTAGTGCAGTACACAACTAGAACCAGACAGTTGCCAGTACTGCCCACAACAAGGAGCACAGACAGGTAGACCAGAGTTGGTATAAAGGCTAGAGTGGATTGATGCTGTAATAGTGACAAGTATTCTTGGATCTCTTCTGGCGTGTAGTTCTTGGAGGCAGTTAGGTTCATACTTAGGGCTGCAATAACATTTGCTACTTTACATATATtggtctatatatattatactagtaggcctatttattgtACATTTACTTAACAAACAGGAGgcactgtggctgagcggtaaagcgcttggcttccaaacctggttTGCctggttcgaattctggtgaagactggtatttttaatttcgggaagTTTTAGGcaactgagtccacccagctctaaaaggtacccgacattagttaggaaaaagtaaaggcggttggtcgttgtgctggccacttgacaacTTCGTTAACAGTggaccacagaaatagatgacctttacatcatcgcgaggtctgaaaaggaaactttttaaagacacaaatgaaatgaaatgatatAGTTTCAGCTTTTAtttaattctttctttttgAAATAACAACCGatcacataaaatacatttacattttctgTATAACTTCAGAGCATTGCTTTCTTACAGACCAAACAGTCCTTAGTAAGCCTGTACCACTTTCATTGTACATCTTTTATACAGCTTTTCCCCTGACTTTACTTTTAAAGATGTAACAATAAATAAGACtttctaataatatttttttaaacaaccagTAAACAGCAGTGAGAAAGGCGTATGTGTATTGGGTGTGCATTACATTACAGACAGCGAAACAAAGGTACTTTCAGTTATGTATGCTAGGGTAGAGGAGGCTCTATTCTCTTGTTTTGTTCCGATGGGAAAAGTAAAGCAAAGTATTTTCTCTtttaggccaaaaaaaaaaaaaataaaaaattagtttcCAAAAAAAGTTTGTATCTTTTTTATTGCAGAAAGCTTGATCTAGATGCGTAAGTATATGAATGGAGAGAGGCTTTTTCTGGAAAAAGGTGTTCCGCTTAATTTATCAATAATATAAACTAGGAAGTAAGacgtatctatgtatgtatgtatgtatgtatgtatgtatgtatgtatgtatgtatgtatgtatgtatgtatgtatgtatgtatgtatgtatgtatgtatgtattgtatgtatgtatgtatgtatgtatgtatgtatgtatgtcccgcatagaaatcacaACCGTTTGACCAAACTTGATACAACTTGGCAGAATTGTTCCTTGGGTGCTAACTGGAACCATAGcatatgtatagtagccctaaaacaaacttaagacccttaaaaaacatttatccaattctatttcttcttcttcttcatcgttctcattgttatgttggagtgttcatatgactagaccaatacatgagatgaactgcgcagtggtttccaaatcagggagctctccatatagttttctttctattggggtgatttggggccaatgtcttatacgggcctcttggtagagagagcagttttggaggacgtggtcggcattttctggtgatactccacatgggcagatttcactggttccaattttgagcttccggaacatgtgttgtcgcattctgttgtgtccggtcctgagtcgaaagattagacgttggtcttgtcgggatagcttatagtaagcatcatctttcttgtgatttggatgggagctcgtccatttctcatttatgttatctacaattaatttcttcatttcttctggatagagtgcagagtttacttgtgagtttgttctcccactcttggcgagtgtgtcagccttctcatttcctgctagttgtatgtgagctggtatccattgaataacagtttttttgctgttgtggttgagctttgtgagtgctgttctgaggtttttaatataaggggaatcagagttttgcaggctttggagggttgtttttgcgtctgttagaaagacaatctgactgtgaggggaacttggatgatttgctagcatggtagcagctagtgctagtgcttccctttctgctctgtgactgtcagagagctctccagttgcaaaggatttttctagtttttctccatcgggccattcgataagtattccatcTCCTCCATtagtggtggctttatgggatgagccatccgtgtaaactctgatccactgattgctagggtaattggtatgtagaaaacagttcactatttccttgagctctgttggtctgtaaatagattttctttttatgttttcaatatggtcccttatagtaggaagagggctttcgtcccagggtggagattcattatagtgtatcgaggattccagagtaattttttcaagttggtgtttcttttttaggtttagagattcctgtataaaattggtccttttgagacggttttttgtgccagttttgtggatttttgttctgagtgggtgcctctccaaggtttccaatttagtgaattgggaaaggatttttatttctcttctttcatccagagagatcagggcagcggtttcctccatagctcttatgggtgttgttttgattgctcctgtcattatccttagaccaatattttgaaccttgtctatttttcttaggttggtttgggctgctgagccccatgctgtggcaccatattctagtacaggtcttacataactggtataggtctttttcaggatgttgtgattagctccccaatctgtgccagctaattttttcaagagggatagtctctggatgcctttactctgtgttttatctatttttatctatttggtttttccaggttagtctcgggtcataggtgactccaagataagtagggctgtcatttttttctaaagcttccttatctaatgttaattttattgtttgttgttttgttgacagtgagaatatggtatatgttgtcttttttgtgttaatggacatgccccagtctttggaccaattattgagtttatcaagagcatcttgtaatcgaaatttcgatgttcctacatattcttctgtgctaattaaggcaaggtcatctgcatacatgctgctcttaacttttttgggtaggttttgatttagatcgtttatgaatattaggaaaagtgttggggataggactcctccttgggggacaccattttttatacccacttgggggagctaccaccttctaccaagcgcgtccccaggtggcggataggggaaagacccttagatataagggttagctgtgaatagcaaataaacagccgcggaccaactggtttgcagtcatggaggatgaggtgaagtattccagtggttagaatatttactaaaaacatctcagaaatccagggaaatgattgcaaaaagcgagtatagggcgctctaactctaaacccgggtagatgaaacccgttagctagggatagcagttcatctaggagagaaaactccgaaaataaacacctgctgccttgcagatgatcttggatgatcaaaggctatgggagcacacccagaaagcaggctgaagtcggagtcaatgggcctcctggcgcataacacattgacacgcaacctcatccTCATCCAATTCTATGAAAGTGTTATTATTTCATGGGTCTAGGCCATGTTTATAGAGACAAAATTGaaatgatgtagatctagatcaaattttaagaactacacttcgCGCAGAatgttttttactttcaaatacgtaaatttataatatagtctacttatttcattatttaataaaattaaccttcaaatttgtgtttcaaaagcattttttagttttttacataaatttgttccttatatttgcgaatttagacgtcctgacgtactttataatcccctgcaattaacaaatcgggtaaacccgttttaattgtactttatatcccaTTCATCTCGCTCTGCTTTCATTTTAATtgctaaatttatctctattcgCTTATCAAAAAATCGGGTAAATCCGTTTCCGtagtatttaataattaatatttcatatgGATGTagacccattttcgcaaaactacttttattttcgtggcgaaagagAAAGACTTGAAAAgaacattagctaagtttgacatagatctaaatccaatacactaacttagtaatacacaaactaagacccgcaggccgcgggtaatgtccggcTAGTAAGCTAATACATTACTAAATATATGAAAAGAGTTTCTTAGACCTATTGACGACGACGATACGAAAACTTATTACAAGTCAATAATAATATCATTGAATaaaaagtgtttgaactataaaaaaacaacaacacaacaaccCAGGAAAGCCGGAGAAGAAAAGAGCAGAAAGAgaaagtctagactctagacagagCAAATGCATATTTGCTTCGCTCAATACatgcaaaaaaaagtttaaccaatgagaattttataaaagaaactGAAAAAAGGGGGATTTCTTTTGAGataatttaatgaaatcaaaatagaaCTGAACGCACAGAATGTAACTAACGAGGCCTTAGTTCGTGACATATTTTATTACGAATGATTACATTAGAAAGCGGCAATCTTCCTTGTGAGTTATTGTTACTACTTATACCAACAGCACTAGAGAACATGATTCACACCAAGAAAGCAtgtaaatcaaaataataagaaAATGTTGAAGCTTTTTGAActtaaaatttttgaaatatttaaataatgattttaaattatttcaatatattttttaaacttttgtttagGCAACACGAAGAAAGAGTTGGCCATAGAAAGGCTGTCGTCTGGAtaacgttttctttttttttacttcagctaagaacagctgctgaccggaaaCAGAACTATATTTTGTTACGCGAACTGTCCCAGACTTACATTgtgtgacgatcacacttgccggggattatattatcaaacttaataACTCAATGCAGTGAAGAAACATCTTTATATTTTCttcaaaacttctttaataatacttcttcaactttcacataaaactAACTTCTCAATTTaacaacaacttgacttgatgcttcataaaacttaaagatacataaaacattcacttagtataacttcaacttcaactaacaaaaatttatttaatggacccgctaatatcacaaaacttataaccattactaatcgaggactaagcgaggaccccgtctaactgactttcccttaatttatacctttcttaatcgtacattccagaatcatggaaacttctcccctaaATATTTTAGTagctttgaccttctagaagctgacgtgtgctattttttcccttgaCCTCATTCATTGAtaggatacctaaaattaacttgtttacgctggacacttgcactggtttaacctcgcttctagaaactggtcgaaataggtcaaaTATTCGACTCGTGACAAGTGCCCCTTTTCTATGAAGAAAGGTTAAGTGAGAGACGAAACGAAACGATAAAAATACTTCTGGACAT from Biomphalaria glabrata chromosome 9, xgBioGlab47.1, whole genome shotgun sequence encodes the following:
- the LOC106077582 gene encoding neuromedin-U receptor 2-like, encoding MNLTASKNYTPEEIQEYLSLLQHQSTLAFIPTLVYLSVLLVVGSTGNCLVLVVYCTKMTRTPIRIFIISMAVVDLFINVILIPGELYDMFHVWDFDLPILCQIRRFLNCVTIMFSILVLVAIAITRYRAVCCSPVKFVSIKQALIICVLISTISIILSINYGLLNGRQTKKTPNPQIFGHFCDIDDRYVGSKRFQVGTGIFVVFVLASTISSLASYAAIWCKVTKHNGVMNWKARFLSSEKEQKSIPIQMKTKTSFRQTTRMMLTITVTCFVAGYPFLGAQIYKTAHPEGYAVLEGVPLAMYHLFYRSYLLNSAVNPIIYILMDRTFRKECWTLLTTTWKCNIR